From the genome of Schaalia dentiphila ATCC 17982, one region includes:
- a CDS encoding sugar O-acetyltransferase, with protein sequence MTISPGTNFDDPRFCDDERTPVQRMRDGDYYIADDELAALTKRAVRLLSLYEQAHPTDPDIARYLLAQVLGQVGECVDIRPPLRVDYGYNISIGDGSWANYGLTVLDVAPVVIGADVLIGPNCSLYTAIHPTEPGPRRAKWESSAPITLEDNVWLGGSVVVCPGVTIGENSIIGAGAVVTRDIPANCIAVGNPARVIKNLDPTTPRAIEAAGVGVIAQASDHA encoded by the coding sequence ATGACCATCTCCCCGGGAACGAACTTCGACGACCCCCGATTCTGCGACGACGAGCGCACACCCGTGCAGCGTATGCGCGACGGTGACTACTACATTGCGGACGACGAACTCGCGGCGCTCACGAAACGCGCCGTTCGCCTCCTGAGCCTCTACGAGCAGGCGCATCCCACCGACCCGGACATCGCGCGCTACCTGCTCGCCCAGGTCCTCGGCCAGGTGGGGGAGTGCGTCGACATTCGACCGCCCCTGCGCGTCGACTACGGGTACAACATCTCCATTGGTGACGGTTCCTGGGCCAACTACGGCCTGACCGTGCTCGACGTCGCCCCGGTCGTCATCGGCGCCGACGTCCTCATCGGCCCCAACTGCTCGCTCTACACTGCGATCCACCCGACCGAGCCCGGGCCTCGTCGCGCGAAATGGGAGTCCTCAGCGCCGATCACCCTCGAGGACAACGTGTGGCTGGGCGGCTCCGTCGTCGTGTGCCCGGGCGTCACCATCGGGGAGAACTCAATCATCGGTGCGGGCGCCGTCGTTACCCGAGACATCCCCGCCAACTGCATCGCCGTCGGCAACCCCGCCCGCGTCATCAAAAACCTGGACCCCACCACCCCGCGCGCGATCGAAGCGGCGGGCGTCGGAGTCATCGCACAGGCGTCCGACCACGCATGA
- a CDS encoding gamma-glutamyl-gamma-aminobutyrate hydrolase family protein, which yields MTNHTKPTLLISNVLPARPGDEAYNNICMRLWDRLLEATLPNWNVIREYAQEDGAEGAALRAQHADAIIIMGGEDVHPSLYGASQGYEAEGRHWYRADRGQIALVNYAVRTGTPLLGICRGMQIINTALGGTLEQHIEGAHGTHTNNRILSDHRFIRHSVRVGKGTTLERALAPVLTDSELFISSAHHQRVDRLAQGLQVSAYAPDGTIEAIESIDAPVIGVQWHPEDPAADISQLRALLGHLDARRAPRLEKASTTLVA from the coding sequence ATGACGAACCACACTAAGCCGACGTTGTTGATTTCCAACGTCCTGCCGGCACGCCCGGGGGACGAGGCATACAACAACATCTGCATGCGCCTGTGGGATCGTCTCCTTGAGGCCACGCTGCCGAACTGGAACGTCATCCGCGAGTACGCGCAGGAAGACGGTGCCGAGGGCGCCGCCCTGCGCGCTCAGCACGCCGACGCGATCATCATCATGGGCGGCGAGGACGTCCACCCCAGCCTGTACGGCGCCTCCCAGGGCTACGAGGCCGAGGGCCGCCACTGGTACCGCGCCGACCGCGGACAGATCGCCCTCGTCAACTACGCCGTGCGCACGGGCACCCCGCTCCTGGGGATTTGCCGCGGCATGCAGATCATCAACACGGCGCTGGGCGGCACGCTCGAGCAGCACATCGAGGGCGCGCACGGCACGCATACGAACAACCGGATCCTGTCCGATCACCGCTTCATCCGCCACAGCGTGCGCGTCGGCAAGGGAACGACCCTCGAGCGCGCCCTGGCCCCCGTCCTCACCGACTCCGAGCTGTTCATCTCGTCGGCGCACCACCAGCGCGTGGATCGCCTCGCGCAGGGCCTCCAGGTCAGCGCCTACGCCCCCGACGGTACGATCGAGGCCATCGAGTCGATCGATGCCCCCGTCATCGGCGTGCAGTGGCACCCCGAGGATCCCGCCGCCGACATCTCCCAGCTGCGCGCCCTCCTCGGCCATCTGGACGCGCGCCGCGCCCCCCGCCTCGAGAAGGCTTCGACTACCCTGGTCGCATGA
- the add gene encoding adenosine deaminase, whose amino-acid sequence MSTDVTRDFAFGLPKAELHLHLEGTLEPDLKLALARKNGVDIGQSTVEEVQATYQFNDLTSFLAVYYPAMDVLQDEDDFHDLAAAYFERARANGVVRAECFFDPQAHTSRGIAIETVIRGYHRAVVEAREAGLSADLILCFLRDMSAQSALETLQAALPYKDMFIGVGLDSDERDNPPTKFADVFALARQTGLHVTMHCDIDQVGSIDNIRAALTELGTERLDHGTNIVEDPELVAYARDHGIGLTSCPLSNSFVTEEMKGKEIVELTAAGVKVSVNSDDPAYFGGYVGDNYLALAERFDLGRADLERIARNSIEIAWISDDEKDELLARVDRFVSEN is encoded by the coding sequence ATGAGCACCGACGTGACCCGCGACTTCGCCTTCGGACTGCCCAAGGCCGAGCTGCACCTGCACCTGGAAGGCACCCTCGAGCCGGACCTGAAGCTGGCCCTCGCCCGCAAGAATGGCGTCGACATCGGCCAGTCCACGGTCGAGGAAGTCCAGGCGACCTACCAGTTCAACGACCTGACGTCCTTCCTGGCCGTCTACTACCCGGCGATGGACGTCCTCCAGGATGAGGACGACTTCCACGACCTGGCCGCCGCCTACTTCGAGCGCGCCCGAGCCAACGGTGTCGTGCGTGCTGAGTGCTTCTTCGATCCGCAGGCTCACACCTCGCGCGGTATTGCGATCGAGACGGTCATCCGCGGCTATCACCGCGCTGTCGTCGAGGCCCGCGAGGCCGGCCTGTCTGCCGACCTCATCCTGTGCTTCCTGCGCGATATGAGCGCGCAGTCCGCACTCGAGACCCTCCAGGCAGCCCTGCCTTACAAGGACATGTTCATCGGCGTGGGCCTGGACTCTGACGAGCGTGATAACCCGCCCACGAAGTTTGCCGATGTCTTCGCCCTGGCCCGCCAGACCGGCCTGCATGTGACGATGCACTGCGACATCGACCAGGTTGGCTCGATTGATAACATCCGCGCGGCCCTCACCGAGCTGGGCACCGAGCGCCTCGACCACGGCACGAACATCGTCGAGGATCCCGAGCTGGTCGCCTACGCCCGCGACCACGGCATCGGCCTGACCTCGTGCCCCCTGTCCAACTCCTTCGTCACCGAGGAGATGAAGGGCAAGGAGATCGTCGAACTGACTGCCGCGGGGGTGAAGGTCAGCGTCAACTCCGACGACCCCGCCTACTTCGGCGGATACGTCGGCGACAACTACCTGGCGCTTGCTGAGCGTTTCGACCTCGGCCGCGCGGACCTGGAGCGCATCGCCCGCAACTCCATCGAGATCGCGTGGATCTCAGATGACGAGAAGGACGAGCTGCTCGCCCGCGTGGACCGCTTCGTGTCCGAGAACTGA
- a CDS encoding aminopeptidase C, with product MAHEITDEFVASLHASSDSARAVARNAVSHAGVEPVAFDRAKVVATPTVVSHKVDDWKVTSQKKSGRCWLFSSLNLLRSTARTRLGLKDFEFSQNYVLFWDKFERANFFLTDIIATAKTEELDGRLLQFLLGDVLSDGGQWDMAVSLYLKHGLVPKVAMPETESSGHTAPMNARLKVVLRRTALELRSLVEAGASEEEILEVKEAALADVWRILVICLGEPPASFEWEWRDDKDEFHRDGVLTPREFYQRYVDVDLTQYVCLVDDPRTEHPKGHTLTVDHMGNVVGGRPILYVNTPVEQIREITASILTSGRAVWFGADCGQQSDRASGLFVDGLYDFDNLFGVDFSTSKEQRVNTGESAMNHAMLFTGVDIDEEGNARRFRVENSWGEEPGEKGFFTMDAAWFDANVFEVAVHVDDLPEDLRAVITEEPLHLPAWDPMGALA from the coding sequence ATGGCACACGAAATCACCGACGAATTCGTCGCCTCCCTGCACGCATCCTCAGACTCCGCCCGCGCGGTTGCACGCAACGCGGTCTCCCACGCCGGCGTCGAGCCGGTCGCCTTCGACCGCGCCAAGGTGGTCGCTACCCCCACGGTTGTGTCCCACAAGGTGGACGACTGGAAGGTGACGTCGCAGAAGAAGTCCGGCCGCTGCTGGCTCTTCTCCTCCCTGAACCTGCTGCGCTCGACCGCGCGCACCCGCCTGGGGCTCAAGGACTTCGAGTTCTCGCAGAACTACGTGCTGTTCTGGGACAAGTTCGAGCGCGCCAACTTCTTCCTCACCGACATTATCGCGACCGCGAAGACCGAGGAACTTGACGGCCGCCTCCTGCAGTTCCTGCTCGGCGACGTCCTCTCCGACGGCGGCCAGTGGGACATGGCGGTCTCCCTCTACCTCAAGCACGGCCTCGTCCCCAAGGTCGCGATGCCCGAGACCGAGTCCTCCGGCCACACCGCCCCCATGAACGCCCGCCTGAAGGTCGTCCTGCGCCGCACGGCCCTCGAGCTGCGCTCCCTCGTCGAGGCCGGCGCCTCCGAGGAGGAGATTCTCGAGGTCAAGGAGGCCGCGCTGGCCGACGTGTGGCGCATCCTCGTCATCTGCCTGGGCGAGCCCCCGGCCTCTTTCGAGTGGGAGTGGCGCGACGACAAGGACGAGTTCCACCGCGACGGCGTCCTCACCCCGCGCGAGTTCTACCAGCGCTACGTGGACGTGGACCTCACGCAGTACGTGTGCCTCGTTGATGACCCGCGCACCGAGCACCCCAAGGGGCACACCCTCACGGTCGACCACATGGGCAACGTCGTCGGCGGGCGCCCGATCCTCTACGTGAACACCCCCGTCGAGCAGATCCGCGAGATCACGGCCTCCATCCTGACCTCGGGCCGCGCCGTCTGGTTCGGAGCCGACTGCGGCCAGCAGTCTGACCGCGCCTCCGGCCTGTTCGTCGACGGCCTCTACGACTTCGATAACCTCTTCGGCGTGGACTTCTCCACCTCGAAGGAGCAGCGCGTCAACACGGGCGAGTCCGCGATGAACCACGCGATGCTCTTCACCGGCGTCGACATCGACGAGGAGGGCAATGCCCGCCGCTTCCGCGTGGAGAACTCCTGGGGCGAGGAACCCGGTGAGAAGGGCTTCTTCACGATGGACGCCGCCTGGTTCGACGCCAACGTGTTTGAGGTGGCCGTGCACGTGGACGACTTGCCTGAGGACCTGCGCGCGGTCATCACCGAGGAACCGCTGCACCTGCCTGCATGGGACCCGATGGGCGCGCTGGCCTGA
- a CDS encoding aldose-1-epimerase, with protein MLDRSASGREIVLQAGDYEARIVTVGAGLAGLRYRGHELIVSHAVNECPPGYLGKVLMPWPNRVAGGSYSWEGSSYDLPVDEPAFGTALHGFVAFQEWEIAEADSSSVLLRTLIAARYSYPWTLLAHARYSLDADAGLTVELSATNIGEGTAPYGVGFHPYLAVDGLPADELEFENPASIIYEADASMIPVAAHDVASFGLDFRSPTIIGASRLDHAFAGLPEGTWAVTLRDPSSGVGVSLSSDARWLQVYSADYIGRVGVAVEPMSCPPNAFNSGTDVIALNAGETHTLSARISGFES; from the coding sequence ATGTTGGACCGGAGTGCATCGGGCCGCGAGATCGTTTTACAGGCCGGGGACTACGAGGCGCGGATCGTCACCGTCGGCGCCGGTCTGGCTGGCCTTCGCTACCGCGGGCACGAGCTCATTGTCTCCCACGCCGTGAACGAGTGCCCCCCGGGATACCTGGGCAAAGTGCTCATGCCGTGGCCGAACCGCGTCGCAGGCGGCTCCTACTCGTGGGAGGGAAGCTCCTACGACCTTCCCGTCGACGAGCCCGCTTTCGGGACTGCGCTCCACGGTTTCGTGGCCTTCCAGGAGTGGGAGATCGCCGAGGCCGACTCTTCCTCTGTCCTCCTGCGCACCCTCATTGCAGCGCGCTATTCCTACCCGTGGACGCTTCTCGCGCACGCACGCTACAGCCTGGACGCGGACGCGGGTCTCACCGTCGAGCTGTCGGCGACGAACATCGGAGAGGGCACAGCCCCCTACGGCGTCGGCTTCCACCCATACCTGGCCGTCGACGGGCTACCAGCAGACGAGCTGGAGTTCGAGAATCCCGCGTCGATCATCTACGAGGCCGACGCGTCCATGATCCCGGTGGCCGCCCACGACGTGGCCTCCTTCGGGCTGGACTTCCGCTCCCCTACCATCATCGGCGCCTCCCGCCTGGACCACGCCTTCGCAGGCCTACCCGAGGGAACCTGGGCCGTGACACTGCGCGACCCGTCTTCTGGCGTGGGCGTGTCACTGTCCTCGGATGCGCGCTGGCTGCAGGTTTACTCGGCCGACTACATCGGCCGCGTGGGCGTGGCCGTCGAGCCGATGAGCTGCCCGCCCAACGCCTTCAACTCCGGCACGGACGTGATCGCCCTGAACGCGGGCGAGACCCACACGCTGAGCGCGCGGATCTCCGGGTTTGAGAGCTGA
- a CDS encoding 16S rRNA (uracil(1498)-N(3))-methyltransferase: protein MTLPVFLAEDLTPPLASLSVGDSATLGGAEGRHAASVRRIGAGEWVDVVDGAGARATCEVSGSDKASLSLVVRELVREDASSPEVILVQALAKGGRDEAAVEICTEIGIDRVIPWASQRAIVLWKGPKAEKGRAKWEGVARAAAKQSRRAFVPVVEDVKDSRELASWVASLIVEAGVAFVCHEEAMDSLGAALARVQESRADGTLPARIALIVGPEGGIGAEETAQLVDAGARAIGLGDNVLRSSTAGAVALTLIRAAAGKY from the coding sequence GTGACGCTGCCCGTTTTCCTCGCTGAGGACCTGACCCCGCCCCTTGCGTCCCTGTCCGTGGGGGACAGCGCGACGCTTGGAGGAGCCGAGGGGCGTCACGCAGCCTCCGTGCGCCGCATCGGCGCGGGGGAGTGGGTCGACGTCGTCGACGGCGCCGGTGCGCGCGCGACGTGCGAGGTAAGTGGGAGCGATAAGGCCTCGCTGTCCCTTGTCGTGCGCGAGCTCGTCCGGGAGGACGCCTCGAGTCCCGAGGTCATCCTCGTCCAGGCGCTCGCCAAGGGTGGGCGCGACGAGGCCGCCGTCGAAATCTGCACGGAGATCGGCATCGACCGGGTGATCCCGTGGGCCTCCCAGCGTGCGATCGTCCTGTGGAAGGGCCCGAAGGCTGAGAAGGGGCGCGCGAAGTGGGAGGGCGTGGCCCGCGCGGCCGCCAAGCAGTCACGCCGCGCCTTTGTTCCGGTCGTCGAGGACGTTAAGGACAGCCGCGAGCTCGCCTCCTGGGTTGCCTCCCTGATTGTCGAGGCCGGGGTGGCCTTCGTCTGTCACGAGGAGGCGATGGATTCGCTCGGTGCCGCTCTCGCCCGCGTTCAGGAGTCTCGCGCGGACGGGACTCTGCCCGCACGCATTGCGCTCATCGTGGGCCCCGAGGGTGGCATCGGAGCCGAGGAGACTGCGCAGCTGGTGGACGCCGGTGCCCGCGCGATTGGGCTGGGAGACAACGTTCTGCGCTCCTCCACGGCCGGCGCGGTCGCACTCACGCTGATCCGCGCCGCCGCTGGGAAATACTAG
- the dnaJ gene encoding molecular chaperone DnaJ, with protein sequence MRDYYEVLGVTRDASQDEIKKAYRKLARKLHPDYAGADSEEAFKELSVAYETLSDPEKRQMYDIGGPDALRGGGAGAGAGFGGFSDIFEAMFSGGFGASAAGPASRVRRGKDKQVTVDITLEDAAFGAAKEVSFDTHVLCDACNGSMCQPGTSPTQCTTCHGSGFITQIQNSLFGRMQTQAPCPSCQGYGNTIATPCAECSGAGRVRTRRTLNINIPAGASEGTQIRVSGEAEVGPGGGPNGDLYLLIREKKHPVFDRRGDDLHTWITIPMTTAALGTEFELETLDGKKTVTINPGTQPNDDIVLEGLGVGHLQRSGRGSMHVHVDVQIPKKLDDKSRELLEELAKVRGEVRVEPHRQQASFFDRLRDTFMG encoded by the coding sequence GTGAGAGACTACTACGAGGTTCTCGGTGTCACCCGTGACGCCAGCCAGGACGAGATTAAGAAGGCCTACCGCAAGCTCGCGCGTAAGCTTCACCCCGACTACGCGGGAGCCGACTCCGAGGAAGCCTTCAAGGAGCTGTCCGTCGCCTACGAGACGCTCTCGGATCCCGAGAAGCGCCAGATGTACGACATCGGTGGTCCTGATGCTCTGCGCGGCGGTGGCGCGGGTGCGGGCGCCGGCTTCGGTGGATTCTCCGACATCTTCGAAGCCATGTTCAGCGGTGGCTTCGGCGCCTCCGCTGCGGGCCCGGCTTCCCGCGTGCGTCGCGGCAAGGACAAGCAGGTGACCGTCGACATCACCCTGGAGGACGCCGCCTTCGGTGCCGCCAAGGAGGTCTCTTTCGACACTCACGTCCTGTGCGACGCCTGCAACGGCTCGATGTGCCAGCCGGGCACCTCGCCCACGCAGTGCACCACCTGTCACGGCTCGGGCTTTATCACCCAGATTCAGAACTCGCTCTTCGGCCGTATGCAGACGCAGGCGCCCTGCCCGTCGTGTCAGGGATACGGCAACACGATTGCCACCCCGTGTGCCGAGTGCTCGGGAGCGGGTCGCGTGCGCACTCGTCGCACCCTTAACATCAACATCCCGGCCGGTGCCAGCGAGGGGACACAGATTCGTGTCAGCGGTGAGGCCGAGGTTGGCCCCGGCGGTGGCCCGAACGGCGACCTGTACCTGCTGATCCGCGAGAAGAAGCACCCCGTGTTCGATCGCCGAGGCGACGACCTGCACACGTGGATCACGATCCCGATGACCACGGCGGCGCTGGGCACCGAGTTTGAGCTGGAGACCCTCGACGGTAAGAAGACCGTGACGATTAATCCGGGCACGCAGCCCAACGACGACATCGTTCTGGAGGGCCTGGGCGTCGGTCACCTGCAGCGCTCGGGGCGTGGTTCGATGCACGTGCACGTGGACGTTCAGATTCCCAAGAAGCTCGACGACAAGTCGCGTGAGCTGCTCGAGGAGCTGGCAAAGGTGCGCGGCGAGGTCCGTGTGGAGCCCCATCGTCAGCAGGCCTCGTTCTTTGATAGGCTCCGCGACACCTTCATGGGGTGA
- the hrcA gene encoding heat-inducible transcriptional repressor HrcA: MTRNSAQNRRLDVLRAIVTQYVATREPVGSKAIAAGGLGVSSATIRNDMAVLEEAGLIYQPHTSAGRVPTDRGYRVFVDRLAELKPMSGPERHALETFLAESIDIDDVVERSVRLLAQVTHQVALVQYPGARVRVLKHLEVITLAPGRVLVVVITADGEVGERSLTLHAPLDDGQLREVREHLRHHCDGATSATAQACVDEATASARPELVGTVAAIGSALTDVLSGQSESKIVVAGAANLARGALDFHDIAPVLDALEEQVVLMRLFAEADPGADVHVSIGAENPHDGLAEAAVVTGTYRAGAGDSVGSAHLGIVGPMRMDYARTMSSVRAVAAYLSRYLASQHGD; encoded by the coding sequence ATGACACGCAACAGTGCACAAAACCGCAGGCTCGACGTCCTGCGCGCCATCGTCACCCAGTACGTGGCCACCCGCGAACCCGTCGGCTCCAAGGCGATCGCCGCCGGAGGCCTCGGCGTCTCATCCGCGACCATCCGCAACGACATGGCGGTGCTGGAGGAAGCCGGCCTCATCTATCAGCCCCACACCTCTGCGGGGCGTGTGCCGACCGACCGCGGCTACCGCGTGTTCGTTGATCGACTCGCGGAGCTCAAGCCGATGAGCGGGCCGGAACGCCACGCCCTCGAGACCTTCCTGGCTGAGTCCATCGATATCGACGACGTCGTGGAGCGCTCCGTTCGTCTCCTCGCCCAGGTGACGCATCAGGTGGCCCTCGTGCAGTATCCGGGGGCGCGCGTGCGCGTCCTCAAGCACCTCGAGGTCATCACTCTGGCTCCCGGTCGCGTCCTTGTCGTCGTCATCACCGCGGACGGCGAGGTCGGGGAGCGCAGCCTCACTCTTCACGCGCCCCTCGACGATGGGCAGCTGCGCGAGGTACGCGAACACCTGCGCCACCACTGCGACGGCGCGACCTCTGCGACCGCGCAGGCCTGCGTTGACGAGGCCACGGCCTCGGCCCGGCCTGAGCTGGTCGGAACCGTCGCCGCGATCGGTTCAGCTCTCACGGACGTCCTGAGCGGTCAGAGCGAGTCGAAGATCGTTGTCGCGGGCGCTGCGAACCTGGCCCGTGGAGCCCTCGACTTTCACGACATTGCCCCCGTCCTTGACGCTCTCGAGGAGCAGGTTGTCCTCATGCGTCTCTTCGCCGAGGCCGACCCGGGCGCTGACGTGCACGTGAGTATCGGCGCCGAGAATCCCCACGACGGCCTGGCGGAAGCCGCCGTCGTCACGGGCACGTACCGTGCCGGCGCCGGAGACTCCGTCGGATCCGCGCACCTGGGCATCGTTGGCCCCATGCGCATGGACTACGCACGCACCATGAGCTCTGTGCGAGCAGTCGCCGCCTACCTGTCACGCTATCTCGCCTCCCAGCACGGCGACTAA
- a CDS encoding DUF3097 family protein, whose amino-acid sequence MVLEDVASGWVGAVTRVEKSGGVHLVELEDRRGVRRSFPLGPGFWLEGRPIEALPPRPAPAQASPGTQVSASGRRITNSGSFAPASSGPKVAKRSRIWVEGRHDAELVQHVWGEDLAEAGIAVQLLEGVDNLEAILEVFGPTDTARAGVLVDHMVPGSKESRIAEAVSARWPGAVLVLGHPFVDIWQAVKPARVGLERWPDIPPGTDIKHGTLEALGWPHADQRDIAVGWKRILSTVRTYRDLEPALLGRVEELIDFVTVPWAR is encoded by the coding sequence ATGGTCCTCGAAGACGTGGCCTCGGGCTGGGTTGGCGCAGTGACGCGCGTGGAGAAGTCTGGTGGTGTTCACCTCGTTGAACTCGAAGATCGTCGAGGCGTACGTCGGTCCTTCCCCCTTGGCCCCGGCTTCTGGCTTGAGGGGCGCCCCATCGAGGCGCTGCCTCCGCGCCCTGCCCCCGCCCAGGCCTCGCCGGGAACCCAGGTGAGTGCGTCGGGGCGGCGCATCACCAACTCCGGATCTTTCGCTCCCGCGTCGAGCGGACCTAAGGTCGCCAAGCGCTCGCGCATCTGGGTCGAGGGGCGCCACGACGCGGAGCTTGTCCAGCACGTGTGGGGCGAGGACCTGGCCGAGGCCGGGATCGCCGTGCAGCTTCTCGAAGGTGTTGACAACCTTGAGGCGATCTTGGAGGTTTTCGGCCCGACGGACACCGCGCGTGCGGGCGTTCTCGTCGACCACATGGTTCCCGGTTCGAAGGAGTCGCGCATTGCCGAGGCAGTGTCCGCGCGTTGGCCGGGCGCGGTCCTCGTGCTCGGCCATCCGTTCGTCGACATCTGGCAGGCTGTCAAGCCCGCCCGTGTTGGCCTTGAGCGCTGGCCCGACATTCCGCCTGGCACCGATATCAAGCATGGAACCCTCGAGGCTCTCGGCTGGCCGCACGCTGACCAGCGTGACATCGCCGTGGGGTGGAAGCGGATCCTGTCGACCGTGCGCACCTACCGCGACCTTGAGCCGGCGCTGCTGGGGCGGGTTGAGGAGCTCATCGACTTCGTGACCGTGCCCTGGGCGCGATGA